In Chrysemys picta bellii isolate R12L10 chromosome 3, ASM1138683v2, whole genome shotgun sequence, a single genomic region encodes these proteins:
- the RBBP9 gene encoding serine hydrolase RBBP9 has translation MFQVRPQLRPTRAVIVPGNGSGDIEKSNWYRWVWETLEEVPGFQCILRNMPDPITARERIWLPFMESELHCDEQTIVIGHSSGAAAAMRYAETHKVYAIILVSAYVSDLGDETERESGYFNRPWQWEKIKANCHHIVQFASTDDPFLPWSEQQAVANELSAELYKFTDRGHFQSSEFNELISVIQEILNRAA, from the exons ATGTTCCAGGTGCGACCGCAGCTTCGTCCCACTAGGGCTGTAATAGTGCCTGGGAACGGGTCAGGCGATATAGAGAAATCCAACTGGTACCGATGGGTTTGGGAAACACTAGAGGAG GTACCTGGTTTCCAGTGTATACTTCGAAATATGCCTGACCCAA TTACAGCTCGAGAGAGAATCTGGCTGCCGTTCATGGAATCAGAACTCCATTGCGATGAGCAGACGATCGTTATTGGCCACAGTTCTGGTGCCGCTGCTGCCATGAG GTATGCAGAAACTCACAAGGTGTATGCAATTATTTTAGTGTCTGCTTACGTTTCCGACTTGGGAGATGAGACTGAAAGAGAGAGCG GATACTTTAACCGACCTTGGCAATGGGAGAAGATCAAGGCTAATTGTCATCACATTGTGCAGTTTGCTTCCACAGACGATCCTTTCCTTCCCTGGAGCGAGCAGCAGGCAGTGGCCAATGAGCTCAGCGCAGAGCTATACAAGTTCACAGACAGGGGCCACTTTCAGAGCAGTGAATTCAATGAGCTAATCAGCGTGATCCAGGAAATACTCAACAGGGCTGCTTAA